A region of Neovison vison isolate M4711 chromosome 7, ASM_NN_V1, whole genome shotgun sequence DNA encodes the following proteins:
- the LOC122914412 gene encoding olfactory receptor 5W2-like yields the protein MDEGNCSSLTEFIFLGITDNRGMKVTLFTTFLVVYLINLFANIGMITLIRMDFQLHTPMYFFLSHLSFCDLCYTTAVGPKMLVDLLAKKKSIPFFGCALQFLIFCMFGDSECLLLAVMAFDRYKAISNPLLYTASMSNRLCSLLMAAVYMLGTADALLHTTLTFRLCFCGSNEINHFFCDVPPLLLLSCSDTQVNELAIFTVFGFIELSTISGVLVSYCYIILSVLKIHSAEGRFKAFSTCTSHLTAVAIFQGTMLFMYFRPSSSYSLDQDKMTSLFYTLVIPMLNPLVYSLRNKDVKEALKKLKIKKWF from the coding sequence TACCGATAACCGTGGGATGAAAGTGACCCTATTTACAACATTTCTTGTTGTTTATCTCATTAATCTTTTTGCAAATATTGGAATGATCACTTTAATTAGAATGGATTTCCAGCTTCACACACCTATGTACTTTTTCCTCAGCCATCTCTCCTTCTGTGACCTTTGTTATACCACAGCAGTTGGGCCCAAAATGTTGGTAGACCTTTTagccaaaaaaaaatcaatcccttTCTTTGGCTGCGCTCTGCAGTTCTTGATCTTCTGTATGTTTGGTGATTCTGAGTGTCTGCTGCTGGCAGTGATGGCCTTTGATCGGTACAAGGCCATTAGCAACCCCTTGCTCTACACAGCCAGCATGTCCAACAGActgtgctccctgctcatggCTGCGGTTTACATGCTGGGAACAGCAGATGCCTTGTTACACACGACTTTAACATTCCGCTTATGTTTCTGTGGATCGAATGAGATTAATCATTTCTTCTGTGACGTGCCTCCTCTCCTATTGCTGTCTTGCTCAGATACACAGGTCAATGAGTTAGCGATATTCACCGTTTTTGGATTCATTGAACTGAGTACCATTTCAGGAGTGCTTGTCTCTTATTGTTATATAATCTTATCAGTCTTGAAGATCCACTCTGCTGAGGGGAGGTTCAAAGCTTTCTCCACCTGCACCTCCCACTTAACTGCTGTTGCAATTTTCCAAGGAACCATGCTCTTCATGTATTTCCGGCCGAGTTCTTCCTACTCCCTTGATCAAGATAAAATGACCTCATTGTTTTACACCCTTGTGATTCCCATGCTAAACCCACTGGTGTATAGCCTGCGGAACAAGGATGTGAAAGAGGCCCTGAaaaagctgaaaattaaaaagtggttttaa